Proteins co-encoded in one Synergistes jonesii genomic window:
- a CDS encoding DegT/DnrJ/EryC1/StrS family aminotransferase yields MKRLAATKAMSTMKRPDKRILLSYPHMSGDELEYVKDAFASNWIAPLGPHVDAFEKESAEFAGVKSALALSSGSAAIHLALRLLGVGAGDVVFCSTLTFVASVAPAVYQNATPVFIDSDEETWNMSPRALRSAFECAERKGKLPKCVIVAELYGQPPRLDEISALCEEYSVPILEDAAEALGAEYDGKKCGSFGSVGVYSYNGNKIITTSGGGMLLSDNEEYVEKARFLATQARERAPWYEHREIGYNYRISNLLAAVGRAQMLHLDERVSRRREIFAKYRRELTDVPGISFMPEYKKCRATRWLTAALIPPGSGRDFTDVLGYMDSQNVECRPLWKPMHLQPCFAGAEYFADGERSVSEELFARGICLPSASAMTDEEQEWVIKSLKESLS; encoded by the coding sequence ATGAAGAGATTAGCAGCGACGAAGGCGATGAGCACGATGAAAAGGCCGGATAAAAGGATACTGCTTTCATACCCACATATGAGCGGAGACGAGCTCGAATACGTCAAGGACGCTTTCGCGTCGAACTGGATAGCGCCGCTCGGGCCGCACGTCGACGCCTTTGAAAAGGAGAGCGCCGAATTCGCGGGAGTAAAGTCCGCCCTCGCGCTATCGAGCGGCAGCGCGGCCATACATCTCGCGCTGAGGCTGCTGGGAGTCGGCGCCGGAGACGTAGTCTTCTGCTCGACTCTGACCTTCGTCGCGTCCGTAGCGCCGGCGGTATATCAGAACGCCACGCCGGTCTTCATCGATTCCGACGAAGAGACGTGGAATATGTCGCCGCGCGCGCTTCGCAGCGCCTTCGAGTGCGCTGAGCGGAAAGGCAAGCTGCCCAAGTGCGTCATTGTCGCCGAGCTCTACGGACAGCCGCCCAGGCTGGACGAAATATCGGCGCTGTGCGAGGAATACAGCGTGCCCATCCTCGAAGACGCGGCGGAAGCCTTAGGCGCCGAGTATGACGGAAAGAAATGCGGCTCCTTCGGCAGCGTCGGGGTCTACTCCTACAACGGCAACAAGATAATCACCACCTCCGGCGGCGGCATGCTGCTCTCCGACAACGAGGAATATGTCGAGAAGGCACGCTTCTTAGCGACGCAGGCGAGGGAGAGGGCTCCGTGGTACGAGCACAGGGAGATCGGCTATAACTACAGGATAAGCAACCTTCTCGCGGCCGTCGGACGCGCGCAGATGCTCCACCTTGACGAACGCGTCTCAAGACGGCGCGAAATCTTCGCAAAATACAGAAGGGAGCTCACGGACGTCCCGGGAATCTCCTTTATGCCCGAGTACAAAAAATGCCGCGCGACGCGCTGGCTGACCGCGGCGCTGATACCGCCCGGCAGCGGCAGAGATTTCACGGACGTGCTCGGCTACATGGACTCGCAGAACGTGGAATGCCGCCCCCTTTGGAAGCCTATGCACCTGCAGCCCTGCTTCGCCGGAGCGGAGTACTTCGCCGACGGCGAAAGGAGCGTCTCCGAAGAACTCTTCGCCCGCGGCATATGCCTGCCCTCGGCCTCCGCGATGACGGACGAAGAGCAGGAGTGGGTGATAAAATCTCTGAAGGAGAGCCTGTCATAG